From the Micromonospora echinofusca genome, the window CCCGCCGCGTCGCCCACCTGCGTCGTGAGATCACCGCGCAGCGCCAGCGCGAACTCGCCGACCTCAACGTCACCGTCGAGGAGGGCCTGTCGGTCAGCGGCGTGCACCTGGCCAAGACGCTGGGCACCGGCCCCGCCCTGGCCGCCCGCTTCGCCGCCTCGTCGGAGCGACTGGTCGACCTGGAACTGCGCTCCGAACTCGCCGGCCGCTGGCGGATGGCCACCATGAGCGTCGTCTTCGCCGCCATCCCGGCGGTCATCTACCTCAGCGCCGGCCTGCCCGGCGCCGCCGGCACGCTCAGCATCGGCACCCTGGTCGCCTTCACCGCGTTGCAGGGCGGGCTGTTCCGCCCCCTGATGGGCCTGCTCAACGTGGGCGTCTCCGTCACCGCCTCGCTGGCGCTGTTCGCCCGGATCTTCGAATACCTGGACCTGCCCGTCGAGGTGGCCGACCCCGCCGAGCCGGTCGACGTCGACCCCCGCCGGGTCTGGGGCGACCTGCGCCTGACGGACGTCACCTTCAGCTACCCGGGCAGCGACACCGCCGCCGTCGCGGGGATCACCCTCGACGTGCCGGCCGGCACCGGCCTGGCCCTGGTCGGCGAGACGGGCTCCGGCAAGAGCACCCTGGCCGCGCTCGTCAGCCGCCTGCACGACCCGACGAGCGGCCGGATCAGCATCGACGGCGTCGACCTGCGCGACCTGCGCCTGGCCGACCTGGCCGCGATCGTCGGCGTGGTCAGCCAGGAGACATACCTGCTGCACACCACCGTGCGGGAGAACCTGCGCTACGCCCGCCCGGACGCCACCGACGCCCAGATCGAGGACGCCGCCCGCGCCGCCCAGATCCACGACCTGATCGCCGGGCTGCCCGACGGCTACGACACCGTCGTGGGCTCCCGGGGGCACCGCTTCTCCGGCGGCGAG encodes:
- a CDS encoding ABC transporter ATP-binding protein; translation: MEPVPTGRDRGPHKVSAAEKAQARQVSLRRIGALFARHRAALAAVTAIIVVSSVLAMASPFLLRAVIDRALPERDLALLVALVAGMVAVAAVTSVLGVAQTWISTRVGQQVMHRLRTDVFTHLQRQSLAFFTRTRTGEVQSRITNDIGGMQSVVTSTATSIAANLTTVVATAAAMVALSWRLSLVSLVVLPPAIWLTRRVAHLRREITAQRQRELADLNVTVEEGLSVSGVHLAKTLGTGPALAARFAASSERLVDLELRSELAGRWRMATMSVVFAAIPAVIYLSAGLPGAAGTLSIGTLVAFTALQGGLFRPLMGLLNVGVSVTASLALFARIFEYLDLPVEVADPAEPVDVDPRRVWGDLRLTDVTFSYPGSDTAAVAGITLDVPAGTGLALVGETGSGKSTLAALVSRLHDPTSGRISIDGVDLRDLRLADLAAIVGVVSQETYLLHTTVRENLRYARPDATDAQIEDAARAAQIHDLIAGLPDGYDTVVGSRGHRFSGGEKQRLAIARTLLRDPRVLILDEATSALDTETERAVQRAFDEVARGRTTITIAHRLSTVRDADQIAVLDHGRIVESGSHDSLLERAGRYATLAA